The following proteins are co-located in the Granulicella pectinivorans genome:
- a CDS encoding glycoside hydrolase family 15 protein — MAETLETKGTALHGAKIEEYSILADGETAALVSREGSIDWLCWPNFASGACFAALLGTVEHGFWKIAPRVEVIANTRQYRPGTMILETIFATSGGKAVLTDCMPPGARSIVRTVKCLSGRIDMKSDLSIRFDYGRTIPWVTCERATEEWGEGSTDTLHAVAGSEAIVFRSGSKDKALPNHGENMSTVSDFSLSEGQTAWFTLQHGVVFADRPAPLDVGAELARTESFWKDWIGKSRYKGKYADVVERSLLTLKALTYVESGGIVAAATASLPEKIGGSRNWDYRYCWLRDASFTLLVLLHAGFEQEAVDWRMWLLRAVAGSPEQVQTIYGIRGERQLLEWKAAWLPGYEHSQPVNIGNAAVEQFQLDVFGELASALYRMPDAADDLRISAAAMQANLANHVCDVWREPDDGIWETRGGRQHFTYSKVSAWLALERTVRLSDEGRDGYFAPQDVARWRTVRDAIHADVCEHGFNKEINAFTQAYGSTDLDASCLRIPMVGFLPFDDPRIVGTVEAIEKQLMRDGFVLRYKTEGGGDGLPPGEGAFLACSFWLVVCWALMGRAAEASALFERLVGLANDVGLLSEEWDPTAKRMLGNFPQALSHIALCHAAFTLAGEWKPSVGNR; from the coding sequence GTGGCTGAGACGTTAGAAACAAAGGGCACGGCGCTGCATGGGGCGAAGATCGAAGAATACTCCATCCTGGCGGATGGCGAAACTGCGGCACTGGTATCCCGAGAGGGGTCGATCGACTGGCTATGCTGGCCGAACTTCGCGTCGGGGGCCTGTTTTGCGGCTTTGCTGGGCACGGTGGAGCATGGTTTCTGGAAGATTGCGCCGCGGGTTGAGGTGATCGCGAACACGCGGCAGTACAGGCCGGGGACGATGATTCTGGAGACGATCTTCGCGACTTCCGGAGGGAAGGCTGTGCTGACCGACTGTATGCCGCCTGGGGCCAGGAGCATTGTGCGGACGGTGAAGTGCTTGAGCGGCCGGATCGACATGAAGAGCGATCTGTCGATCCGTTTCGACTACGGAAGGACGATTCCTTGGGTGACGTGTGAGCGGGCCACCGAGGAGTGGGGCGAGGGGTCGACCGACACGCTGCATGCGGTCGCGGGTTCGGAGGCGATCGTGTTCCGGTCGGGGTCGAAGGACAAGGCGCTGCCGAACCACGGGGAAAATATGTCGACCGTCTCGGATTTTTCACTGAGCGAGGGACAGACGGCGTGGTTCACGCTGCAGCATGGGGTGGTGTTTGCGGATCGGCCGGCACCGCTGGATGTGGGGGCGGAGCTGGCCAGAACGGAAAGTTTCTGGAAGGACTGGATTGGAAAGAGCAGGTACAAGGGCAAGTATGCGGATGTGGTGGAGAGGTCTCTGCTGACCTTGAAGGCGTTGACGTATGTGGAGTCGGGGGGCATTGTGGCGGCGGCTACGGCTTCGCTGCCGGAGAAGATTGGCGGGAGCCGGAACTGGGATTACCGGTACTGCTGGCTGCGGGATGCGTCGTTTACGCTTCTGGTGCTGCTGCATGCAGGGTTCGAGCAGGAGGCGGTTGACTGGAGGATGTGGCTGCTGCGGGCGGTTGCGGGATCGCCGGAGCAGGTGCAGACGATCTACGGGATTCGCGGGGAGAGGCAACTGCTGGAGTGGAAGGCTGCGTGGCTTCCGGGGTATGAGCACTCGCAGCCGGTGAACATTGGCAATGCGGCGGTGGAGCAGTTTCAACTGGATGTGTTCGGGGAGTTGGCCTCGGCGCTGTACCGGATGCCGGACGCGGCGGACGATCTCCGGATTTCGGCTGCGGCGATGCAGGCGAATCTCGCGAACCATGTCTGCGACGTATGGCGGGAGCCGGATGACGGGATCTGGGAGACGAGGGGCGGACGGCAGCATTTTACGTACTCGAAGGTGTCGGCATGGCTGGCGCTGGAGAGGACGGTACGGCTGTCGGACGAGGGGCGGGATGGTTACTTTGCGCCGCAGGATGTGGCCCGCTGGAGGACGGTGCGGGACGCGATTCATGCCGATGTCTGTGAGCATGGCTTCAACAAGGAGATAAACGCCTTTACGCAGGCGTATGGATCGACGGACCTGGATGCGTCGTGTCTGCGGATCCCGATGGTCGGGTTTCTGCCGTTTGACGATCCGCGAATTGTCGGAACGGTGGAGGCGATCGAGAAGCAGTTGATGAGGGATGGTTTTGTGCTGCGGTACAAGACCGAGGGTGGCGGCGATGGGCTGCCTCCGGGGGAAGGGGCATTTCTGGCTTGCAGCTTCTGGCTGGTGGTGTGCTGGGCTCTGATGGGGCGCGCGGCGGAGGCTTCGGCTCTGTTCGAACGGTTGGTTGGACTGGCGAACGATGTGGGGCTCTTGAGTGAGGAGTGGGACCCGACGGCGAAGCGGATGCTGGGGAATTTTCCGCAGGCTTTGTCGCATATTGCGCTGTGTCATGCGGCGTTTACGCTCGCCGGGGAGTGGAAGCCGTCGGTTGGCAATCGCTAA
- a CDS encoding alpha-1,4-glucan--maltose-1-phosphate maltosyltransferase, with product MKPVEGRKRVVVEQLSPQVDSGRYPACRILGDTVTVTAAVFGDGHDHVAARLMYRHESERRWRFVTMVDRGNDVWSGDFLVDQLGSWQFTVQGWIDHFDTWSSDLQKRLAAQPDPHSIETVGTVQDIPLALRTGALLLEEIAARAKGPDHRQLTEIVASLRWMADQGAVFYENPITPEILELAARYPDTSLATKFERDLPLWVDRERARYSTWYELFPRSASPDPTRTGRFEDVEKLLPEIAAMGFDVVYMPPVHPIGTAYRKGPNNNVVAQDGDLGSPWAIGAAKAPGVEGGHKSIHPELGTLKTFDHLVKETRKHGMEIAMDIAFQASPDHPWVTEHPTWFKHRPDGTIQYAENPPKKYQDIYPLDFESVDWRGLWQELYAVFKFWVDRDVKIFRVDNPHTKALPFWEWCIAEVHKDHPDVLFLAEAFTRPHVMYSLAKGGFTQSYTYFTWRTTKPEIQAYFEEITKPPVTDFFQPNLWPNTPDILHEFLQKGGRPAFMQRLILAATLGANYGIYGPAYELGENKPAKPVSEEYLDSEKYEAKHWDRTAPHSIAPLITRVNQIRRENKALQSNNSLHFHNADNPNILCYSKVSGDNIILVAINLDYSQQQSGWIDLDLRELNIPHNQNFDVEDLLTGTHYTWHDRSNYVALRPEVLPAHVFRVTRLG from the coding sequence ATGAAGCCTGTTGAGGGTCGTAAGCGAGTCGTCGTTGAGCAGTTGTCACCCCAGGTCGATTCCGGCCGTTACCCCGCCTGCCGCATCCTCGGCGACACCGTCACCGTCACCGCAGCCGTCTTCGGCGACGGCCATGATCACGTCGCCGCCCGCCTCATGTATCGCCATGAATCCGAACGCCGCTGGCGCTTCGTGACCATGGTCGACCGCGGCAACGACGTCTGGTCCGGCGACTTCCTCGTCGACCAGCTCGGCTCCTGGCAGTTCACCGTCCAGGGATGGATCGACCACTTCGACACCTGGTCCTCCGACCTCCAGAAGCGCCTCGCCGCCCAGCCTGACCCACACTCCATCGAGACCGTCGGCACCGTTCAGGACATCCCGCTCGCCCTGCGCACCGGCGCCCTCCTTCTTGAAGAGATCGCCGCCCGCGCCAAGGGCCCCGATCACCGCCAGCTCACCGAGATCGTCGCCTCCCTTCGCTGGATGGCCGACCAGGGAGCCGTCTTCTACGAAAACCCCATCACCCCCGAGATCCTCGAACTCGCCGCCCGCTACCCCGACACCTCCCTCGCCACCAAGTTCGAGCGCGACCTGCCCCTCTGGGTAGACCGCGAGCGCGCCCGCTACTCCACCTGGTACGAGCTCTTCCCCCGCTCCGCTTCGCCCGACCCCACCCGCACAGGCCGCTTCGAAGACGTCGAAAAGCTCCTGCCCGAGATCGCCGCCATGGGCTTCGACGTCGTCTACATGCCGCCCGTCCACCCCATCGGCACCGCCTACCGCAAGGGCCCGAACAACAATGTTGTCGCACAGGATGGCGACCTCGGCAGCCCCTGGGCGATCGGCGCGGCCAAGGCTCCCGGCGTCGAAGGTGGACACAAGTCCATTCACCCCGAGCTCGGAACCCTGAAGACCTTCGATCACCTCGTCAAAGAGACCCGCAAGCACGGCATGGAAATCGCGATGGATATCGCCTTCCAGGCCTCGCCCGATCACCCCTGGGTCACCGAGCACCCCACCTGGTTCAAGCACCGCCCCGACGGCACCATCCAGTACGCGGAAAATCCACCCAAGAAATACCAGGACATCTACCCCCTCGACTTCGAATCCGTCGATTGGCGCGGCCTCTGGCAGGAGCTCTACGCCGTCTTCAAGTTCTGGGTCGATCGCGACGTCAAGATCTTCCGCGTCGATAACCCCCACACCAAGGCCCTGCCCTTCTGGGAATGGTGCATCGCCGAGGTCCACAAGGACCACCCCGACGTTCTCTTCCTCGCCGAGGCCTTCACGCGCCCGCACGTCATGTACTCGCTCGCCAAGGGCGGCTTCACCCAGAGCTACACTTACTTCACCTGGCGCACCACCAAGCCCGAGATCCAGGCCTACTTCGAAGAGATCACCAAGCCCCCTGTCACAGACTTCTTCCAGCCGAACCTCTGGCCGAACACGCCCGATATCCTCCACGAGTTCCTGCAGAAGGGCGGACGTCCCGCCTTCATGCAGCGCCTCATCCTGGCCGCGACCCTGGGCGCGAACTACGGCATCTACGGCCCCGCCTACGAGCTCGGCGAAAACAAGCCCGCCAAGCCCGTCAGCGAGGAGTACCTCGACAGCGAGAAGTACGAAGCGAAACACTGGGATCGTACCGCTCCTCACTCCATCGCGCCGCTCATCACCCGCGTCAACCAGATCCGCCGCGAAAACAAAGCCCTCCAGTCGAACAACTCCCTCCACTTTCACAACGCGGACAACCCCAATATTCTCTGCTACAGCAAGGTCTCGGGCGACAACATCATCCTCGTCGCAATCAATCTCGATTACTCCCAGCAGCAGTCCGGCTGGATCGACCTCGACCTCCGTGAACTGAACATCCCCCACAATCAGAACTTCGACGTCGAGGATCTCCTCACCGGCACGCACTACACCTGGCACGACCGCAGCAACTACGTCGCCCTCCGCCCCGAGGTCCTGCCCGCACACGTCTTCAGGGTCACCCGCCTGGGATAG
- the treS gene encoding maltose alpha-D-glucosyltransferase: protein MKKAGSTTDPLWYKDAVIYEIHVRAFMDSNGDGIGDFPGLISKLDYLQDLGVTCIWLLPFFPSPLRDDGYDIANYVDVNPSYGTLADFQRFLDAAHARNMQVMIELVINHTSDTHPWFQAARHAPPGSPERNMYVWSDTVEKYQGVRIIFTDTEKSNWTWDEVAQQFYWHRFFSHQPDLNFDNPRVLEEVLKAMRFWLDMGVDALRLDAIPYLIERDGTSCENVPETHVMIKAIRAVMDAEYENRLILAEANMWPADVRPYFGDGDECQMAFHFPLMPRIYMALRQEDRLPITDIMAQTPDIPANCQWGLFLRNHDELTLEMVTDDERDYMNLAYAADARMRINVGIRRRLAPLVDNNRRRIELLNSLLLSFPGTPIMYYGDEIGMGDNIYLGDRNGVRTPMQWNSDRNAGFSTAVPARLYFPVIMDPIWGYQAINVEAQESDQSSLLHWTRNMIALRKLFQVFGRGSLEFLHPENRKILAYIRDCKYEDGHNETVLCCANLSRFAQPVSLDLARFAGMQPVEMLGYVPFPVITTTPYALTLAPYSFLWLEIQAAPIVDSEPIPPPSLLAYDQSEAAGFDLLTKGWAAFIAGSGMDLLQKNLPSYLARQRWFGAKTRTIDTVDIIDWTEIPSHHGNSADPGLLSTTANPIGAAIFFLRIIYKTDGSEDKARADGFDTYQLPLALSFGADAEAIRMHSPASVLVGFPTPSGEAILHDATAREDFRQSLLHLIAANESEDLGALKPGDDASGSLTGSHGSAFHPAGDTHVSRVGSAEQSNTSILYGKSLILKLFRRIETGENPDTEIGRFLTEVAHFPRIAPFLGEISLRHGKQATTTAMLQGLVENEGDGWQITLDELSRFFESVAGTPVPREGLVPTLTNPIDLSGELRDHVGISLEMAAQLGRRTGEMHLALATQTENPAFQPEAFTASDLEADAQRVGTQINHSLEALKRGFTQLADLTADSAALVLSRRIDLLARAHAIMQASPERAGLRTRIHGDYHLGQVLKSKGDVVILDFEGEPARSLDERRKKQSPLRDIAGMLRSFSYAAATGLEAYNQRHTDASRGGRSLEPWSRVWQNAVSIDFLRAWSTTVAQNPALIPDTAQAQRLLEAYLLEKALYELLYELNNRPTWVRIPLAGILALSK, encoded by the coding sequence TTGAAGAAAGCCGGAAGTACGACCGATCCACTCTGGTACAAAGACGCAGTGATCTACGAGATCCACGTGCGAGCCTTCATGGACTCGAACGGCGATGGCATCGGAGACTTTCCAGGCCTGATCTCCAAACTCGACTACCTGCAGGACCTCGGCGTCACCTGCATCTGGCTCCTTCCCTTCTTTCCATCGCCTCTGCGCGATGACGGCTACGACATCGCCAACTACGTCGACGTCAACCCGTCCTACGGCACCCTCGCCGACTTCCAGCGATTCCTCGACGCCGCCCACGCCCGCAACATGCAGGTAATGATCGAGCTCGTCATCAACCACACCTCCGACACGCACCCCTGGTTCCAGGCCGCCCGCCACGCTCCCCCCGGATCGCCCGAGCGCAACATGTACGTCTGGTCCGACACCGTCGAAAAATACCAGGGCGTCCGCATCATCTTCACCGACACCGAAAAGTCCAACTGGACATGGGACGAGGTCGCCCAGCAGTTCTACTGGCACCGCTTCTTCTCCCACCAGCCCGACCTCAACTTCGACAACCCCCGCGTCCTCGAAGAGGTCCTCAAAGCCATGCGCTTCTGGCTCGACATGGGCGTCGACGCCCTCCGTCTCGATGCCATCCCCTACCTCATCGAGCGCGACGGCACAAGCTGCGAGAACGTCCCCGAAACGCACGTCATGATCAAGGCCATCCGCGCCGTCATGGACGCCGAGTACGAGAATCGCCTCATCCTCGCCGAAGCCAACATGTGGCCGGCCGACGTGCGCCCCTACTTCGGCGATGGCGACGAGTGCCAGATGGCCTTCCACTTCCCCCTGATGCCGCGCATCTACATGGCACTCCGCCAGGAGGACCGTCTCCCCATCACCGACATCATGGCCCAGACCCCGGACATCCCGGCCAACTGCCAGTGGGGCCTCTTCCTCCGCAATCACGACGAACTCACCCTCGAGATGGTCACCGACGACGAGCGCGACTACATGAACCTCGCCTACGCCGCCGACGCCCGCATGCGCATCAACGTGGGCATCCGCCGCCGCCTCGCGCCTCTGGTCGACAACAACCGCCGCCGTATCGAGCTCCTCAACTCGCTCCTCCTCAGCTTCCCCGGAACGCCCATCATGTACTACGGCGACGAGATCGGCATGGGCGACAACATCTACCTCGGCGACCGCAACGGCGTCCGCACCCCCATGCAGTGGAACTCCGACCGCAACGCCGGATTCTCCACCGCCGTCCCCGCACGTCTTTACTTCCCCGTCATCATGGACCCCATCTGGGGCTACCAGGCCATCAACGTCGAGGCCCAGGAGAGCGATCAATCCTCGCTCCTGCACTGGACCCGCAACATGATCGCCCTGCGCAAGCTCTTCCAGGTCTTCGGCCGCGGCTCGCTCGAATTCCTCCACCCCGAAAACCGCAAGATCCTCGCCTACATCCGCGACTGCAAGTACGAAGACGGCCACAACGAAACCGTCCTCTGCTGCGCCAATCTCTCGCGCTTCGCCCAGCCCGTCTCCCTCGACCTCGCCCGCTTCGCCGGCATGCAGCCCGTCGAGATGCTCGGCTACGTTCCCTTCCCCGTCATCACCACCACCCCCTACGCCCTCACGCTGGCCCCCTACTCCTTCCTCTGGCTCGAGATCCAGGCAGCCCCTATCGTCGACTCCGAACCGATCCCTCCACCTTCGCTCCTTGCCTACGATCAAAGCGAAGCCGCCGGCTTCGACCTCCTCACCAAGGGTTGGGCCGCCTTTATCGCCGGCTCGGGCATGGACCTCCTCCAGAAGAATCTCCCCTCCTATCTAGCCCGTCAGCGCTGGTTCGGAGCAAAGACCCGCACCATCGACACCGTCGACATCATCGACTGGACCGAGATTCCCAGCCATCACGGCAACTCTGCAGACCCAGGCCTTCTCAGTACCACCGCCAACCCCATCGGTGCAGCCATCTTCTTCCTGCGGATCATCTATAAGACCGACGGCAGCGAGGACAAGGCCCGCGCCGACGGCTTCGACACCTATCAGCTCCCGCTCGCTCTCAGCTTTGGAGCCGACGCCGAAGCGATCCGCATGCACTCCCCGGCCTCCGTCCTGGTTGGCTTTCCCACACCCTCCGGCGAGGCCATCCTGCACGACGCGACCGCCCGCGAGGACTTCCGTCAGTCCCTTCTGCACCTCATCGCGGCGAACGAGAGCGAAGACCTTGGAGCCCTCAAGCCCGGCGACGACGCCTCCGGAAGCCTCACCGGCTCCCACGGCTCCGCCTTCCACCCCGCCGGCGACACTCACGTCTCCCGCGTGGGCTCCGCCGAGCAGTCCAACACCTCCATCCTCTACGGCAAGTCCCTCATCCTCAAGCTCTTCCGCCGCATCGAAACCGGCGAGAACCCCGACACCGAGATCGGCCGCTTCCTCACCGAGGTCGCCCACTTCCCCCGCATCGCACCCTTCCTCGGCGAGATATCCCTCCGCCACGGCAAACAGGCGACCACCACCGCCATGCTCCAGGGACTGGTCGAAAACGAAGGCGACGGCTGGCAGATCACCCTTGACGAACTTAGCCGCTTCTTCGAGTCCGTCGCCGGCACTCCCGTTCCCCGCGAAGGTCTCGTCCCCACCCTCACCAACCCCATCGACCTCTCCGGCGAACTCCGCGATCACGTCGGCATCTCCCTCGAAATGGCCGCACAGTTGGGTCGCCGCACCGGCGAGATGCATCTCGCCCTCGCCACCCAGACCGAAAACCCAGCCTTTCAGCCTGAAGCCTTCACCGCCAGCGACCTCGAGGCCGATGCCCAGCGCGTCGGCACGCAGATCAACCACTCCCTCGAAGCCCTCAAACGCGGCTTCACCCAGCTCGCCGACCTCACCGCAGACTCCGCGGCCCTGGTCCTCAGCCGCCGCATCGATCTCCTCGCCCGCGCACACGCCATCATGCAGGCCTCTCCGGAGCGTGCCGGTCTCCGCACCCGCATCCACGGCGACTACCACCTCGGCCAGGTCCTCAAGTCCAAAGGCGACGTCGTCATCCTCGACTTCGAAGGCGAACCCGCCCGTTCGCTCGACGAGCGCCGCAAAAAACAGTCCCCGCTCCGCGACATCGCCGGCATGCTCCGCTCCTTCTCCTACGCGGCCGCCACCGGCCTCGAAGCCTACAATCAGCGTCACACCGACGCCAGCCGCGGAGGCCGTTCGCTCGAACCCTGGTCTCGCGTGTGGCAGAATGCAGTCTCCATCGATTTCCTTCGGGCCTGGTCCACCACCGTCGCCCAGAACCCGGCCCTCATCCCCGACACCGCCCAGGCCCAGCGTCTGCTCGAGGCCTACCTCCTCGAAAAGGCCCTCTATGAACTCCTCTACGAACTGAACAACCGCCCCACCTGGGTCAGGATCCCGCTCGCCGGCATCCTCGCCCTCTCCAAGTAG
- a CDS encoding acyl carrier protein — protein sequence MQQTEIYEKLTPLFHDILDDDTIVLTPTLTADDVPEWDSFNHINLIVAVESHFKIKFQTAELEGLHTVGHLADLIEKKLAAQGR from the coding sequence ATGCAGCAGACCGAGATTTACGAGAAGTTGACCCCCCTCTTCCACGACATCCTGGACGACGACACCATCGTCCTCACGCCGACGCTCACCGCCGACGACGTTCCCGAGTGGGACTCCTTCAACCACATCAACCTCATCGTCGCCGTGGAGTCCCACTTCAAGATCAAGTTCCAGACCGCCGAACTCGAAGGCCTCCACACCGTAGGCCACCTCGCCGACCTCATCGAGAAAAAGCTAGCCGCCCAGGGCCGCTAA
- a CDS encoding ABC transporter permease codes for MRLVDRMRMAWRMLFGRVSEGGRLDDELQFHLEQQVAENVAAGMSAEAARYAALRLFGNPAVMRDQTRSMWRWSSMEAMVRDVRYSVRALLRSPGFSLIAIAVMALGIGATVSLFTIVSSVLLKPLPFRDPAKLVMVYEHFLRSQGDGRNSVAPAVYRDWHAQTHGFEDMAAIRDYGYNLTGEHQELPEVVEAGAGTASLFPLLGVKPALGRTFTEDEDNPTGNHVVLLSWSLYQRRFGGDPSIVGKTIRLDTNAYTVVGVLPQGFVFPNMKAELWTPWGQTFKQDSWAQYDNHQSLVVARMKDGVSREAAMHEVEALQQRIHEAHAGRPVTEGALSVPMIEDVTREVKTPLMVLLGAVGCLLLIACLNLSNLLVARSASRRKETAIRGALGGSRMTLIRQQMMESLILCGVGGVLGVGLSLGATRWLAAHWKALPRAEAVHVDGTILAFALGLVVVSALLAGLVPAISSTGKSVMAALQDSSRSVGGGNSRATLRKTLLTAEIALTVVLLLGAGLLFKSFLHLRGADLGCTTDRVLTMKYGLPEKQYDTREKVAGFHEGLLERVQHLPGVKAAALVSRAPGDGWEGDNVFTIAEKPAPTYSLQYDALVRTVDPTYFSTLQIPLLKGRFFTAQERLTQDHFVIVSKQFAEEYFKGEDALGKHLRVSRSKEMEDFEIVGVVGDTLWSVAQPTKATMYFPMMGGGSNSSNATLVVRTDGDPMGVALPIQKQIAALDAGLPVYEILTLQQIVEKGTASQSFSASLVLAFAVLSLALAAIGLYGVLSYLVTQRVSEIGIRIALGAQRGSVLRLIMMDGLRPVLLGLLIGLAGGAAAGALIRSMLVGTSPFDPVVFGVMIVGLLGVALVASVAPALRASRIDPMTALRME; via the coding sequence ATGCGTCTTGTCGATCGGATGCGGATGGCGTGGAGGATGCTTTTTGGGCGTGTGTCCGAGGGCGGGCGTCTTGACGACGAGTTGCAGTTCCACCTGGAGCAGCAGGTTGCGGAGAATGTGGCGGCGGGGATGAGCGCGGAGGCGGCTCGTTATGCGGCATTGCGTTTGTTTGGAAATCCAGCGGTGATGCGGGATCAGACGAGATCGATGTGGAGGTGGAGTTCGATGGAAGCCATGGTGAGGGATGTTCGTTACTCGGTTCGCGCTCTGCTTCGTTCGCCCGGGTTTTCGCTGATTGCGATTGCGGTGATGGCTCTGGGGATTGGCGCGACGGTGTCGTTGTTCACGATTGTGAGCTCGGTGCTGTTGAAGCCGTTGCCGTTTCGCGATCCGGCCAAGCTGGTGATGGTGTATGAGCACTTTCTTCGCAGCCAGGGCGACGGGCGCAACTCCGTGGCACCGGCGGTGTATCGCGACTGGCATGCGCAGACGCATGGCTTTGAGGATATGGCTGCGATTCGAGACTATGGCTATAACCTGACGGGTGAGCACCAGGAGTTGCCGGAGGTGGTGGAGGCAGGGGCGGGGACGGCGAGCTTGTTTCCTTTGCTTGGAGTGAAGCCCGCGCTTGGCCGGACGTTTACCGAGGACGAGGACAACCCCACGGGCAATCACGTTGTGCTGCTGTCGTGGTCGCTTTATCAACGGCGCTTTGGTGGGGATCCTTCGATCGTAGGCAAGACGATTCGCCTGGATACGAATGCGTATACGGTGGTCGGCGTGCTGCCACAGGGGTTTGTCTTTCCGAATATGAAGGCGGAGCTCTGGACGCCGTGGGGCCAGACGTTCAAGCAGGACAGTTGGGCGCAGTATGACAATCATCAGAGCCTTGTGGTGGCGCGGATGAAGGATGGTGTGTCGCGCGAGGCTGCGATGCATGAGGTGGAGGCGCTGCAGCAGAGGATTCATGAGGCGCATGCGGGTCGTCCGGTGACCGAGGGCGCACTCTCCGTGCCCATGATCGAGGATGTGACGCGTGAGGTGAAGACGCCTCTGATGGTTTTGCTTGGCGCGGTGGGTTGTCTGTTGCTGATTGCGTGTTTGAATCTTTCGAATCTGCTGGTGGCGCGGAGTGCATCGCGACGGAAGGAGACGGCGATTCGTGGTGCTCTGGGTGGATCGAGGATGACGCTGATCCGGCAGCAGATGATGGAGTCGCTGATTCTGTGCGGGGTGGGCGGCGTGCTTGGGGTGGGTTTGTCGCTGGGTGCGACGAGGTGGCTGGCGGCGCACTGGAAGGCGCTGCCGCGAGCCGAAGCGGTGCATGTGGACGGAACGATTCTGGCGTTCGCGCTTGGGCTGGTGGTGGTGTCGGCGTTGCTGGCTGGTCTGGTGCCGGCGATCTCGTCGACGGGGAAGAGCGTGATGGCCGCCTTGCAGGACTCGTCCCGTTCGGTGGGCGGTGGAAACTCCCGGGCTACGCTGCGGAAGACGCTGCTGACGGCGGAGATCGCGTTGACGGTGGTGCTTTTGCTGGGTGCGGGCTTGTTGTTCAAGAGCTTTCTGCACCTGCGTGGGGCGGACCTTGGATGCACGACGGATCGCGTGTTGACGATGAAGTATGGCTTGCCGGAGAAGCAGTACGACACGCGGGAGAAGGTGGCCGGCTTTCATGAGGGGCTTCTGGAACGGGTGCAGCATCTGCCTGGGGTGAAGGCGGCTGCGCTGGTGAGCCGGGCTCCGGGCGATGGGTGGGAGGGTGACAACGTATTCACGATTGCGGAGAAGCCTGCCCCGACGTATAGCCTTCAGTACGACGCGCTGGTGCGAACGGTGGACCCGACGTACTTTTCGACGCTGCAGATTCCGTTGCTTAAGGGGCGGTTCTTTACGGCGCAGGAGAGGTTGACGCAGGACCACTTCGTGATCGTCAGCAAGCAGTTCGCGGAGGAGTACTTCAAGGGCGAGGATGCATTGGGCAAGCATCTGCGGGTGTCGCGCAGCAAGGAGATGGAGGACTTCGAGATTGTGGGGGTGGTGGGCGATACGCTGTGGTCGGTGGCGCAGCCGACGAAGGCCACGATGTATTTTCCGATGATGGGAGGCGGCTCCAACTCATCGAATGCGACGCTTGTGGTGAGGACGGATGGCGATCCGATGGGGGTGGCGCTGCCGATTCAGAAACAGATCGCGGCTCTCGATGCGGGGCTTCCGGTCTATGAGATTCTGACGCTGCAACAGATCGTCGAGAAGGGGACGGCGAGCCAGAGCTTCAGTGCTTCGCTGGTGCTTGCGTTTGCGGTGCTGTCGCTTGCGCTGGCGGCGATCGGCTTGTACGGTGTGCTGTCGTACCTGGTGACGCAGCGGGTTTCAGAGATTGGAATACGGATCGCGCTGGGTGCGCAGCGTGGATCGGTGCTGCGGCTGATCATGATGGACGGGCTTCGGCCTGTGCTGCTGGGGCTGCTGATTGGATTGGCGGGAGGGGCCGCGGCGGGTGCGTTGATCCGGTCGATGTTGGTGGGAACGAGTCCGTTCGATCCGGTGGTGTTCGGGGTGATGATCGTGGGTTTGCTGGGGGTGGCGCTGGTGGCTTCGGTGGCACCTGCGCTGAGGGCTTCGCGGATTGATCCGATGACGGCTTTGCGGATGGAGTGA
- a CDS encoding PadR family transcriptional regulator — protein MGKPSDLVQGTLDLLILKTVSLEPKHGWAIAKRIQQISAEVLQVQQGSLYPALHRLEQQAWIKAKWTETETGRQAKFYSLTAAGKAQLEKELASWARLSHAINLVVEAM, from the coding sequence ATGGGAAAGCCAAGTGATCTGGTACAGGGAACGCTCGACCTTTTGATTCTGAAGACGGTTTCGCTGGAGCCGAAGCATGGATGGGCGATTGCGAAACGGATTCAGCAGATCTCCGCCGAGGTACTGCAGGTGCAGCAGGGATCGCTGTATCCGGCGCTGCACCGGCTGGAGCAGCAGGCGTGGATCAAGGCGAAGTGGACGGAGACGGAGACGGGGCGGCAGGCGAAGTTCTATTCGTTGACGGCCGCGGGCAAGGCGCAGTTGGAGAAGGAACTCGCAAGCTGGGCACGGCTTTCGCATGCGATCAACCTGGTGGTGGAAGCGATGTAG